The Vicia villosa cultivar HV-30 ecotype Madison, WI linkage group LG1, Vvil1.0, whole genome shotgun sequence genome includes a region encoding these proteins:
- the LOC131644325 gene encoding multiple organellar RNA editing factor 2, chloroplastic-like, producing the protein MARAIASSFSRLSTHFTMRIFSTTTSAAAALSKPSPFTSRRFILPVSQAILQSLIPTACSGMSRAGFSTYSPLNSGSTSSSSFSDRPPTEMAPLFPGCDYNHWLIVMDKPGGEGATKQQMIDAYVQTLAKILGSEEEAKKKIYNVSCERYFGFGCEIDEETSNKLEGLPGVLFVLPDSYVDPEYKDYGAELYVNGEIVQRPPERQRRVEPQPQRHHDRPRYNDKTKYVRRRENQR; encoded by the exons ATGGCGAGAGCGATTGCTTCTTCCTTCTCACGCCTCTCCACACATTTCACAATGCGCATTTTCTCCACCACCACTTCCGCCGCCGCCGCACTGTCAAAACCTTCACCCTTCACTTCCCGTCGTTTCATCCTCCCCGTGTCACAAGCCATACTCCAGTCGCTTATTCCAACAGCCTGTTCCGGAATGAGCCGCGCCGGTTTCTCGACCTATTCGCCGCTTAACTCGGGTtcaacctcctcctcctccttcaGCGACCGACCTCCTACTGAGATGGCTCCACTCTTTCCCGGTTGCGATTACAACCACTGGCTCATCGTTATGGATAAGCCCGGCGGTGAAGGTGCTACCAAGCAACAGATGATTGACGCTTACGTCCAAACCCTCGCCAAAATTCTCGGAAG TGAGGAGGAAGCTAAGAAGAAGATTTATAATGTGTCTTGTGAGAGGTATTTTGGATTTGGCTGTGAGATTGATGAGGAGACTTCTAATAAGCTGGAAG GGTTGCCCGGAGTTCTGTTTGTCCTCCCTGATTCTTATGTTGATCCAGAGTACAAGGACTATGGCG CTGAATTATATGTGAATGGAGAGATTGTCCAGAGACCACCTGAAAGACAGAGAAGGGTGGAGCCACAGCCACAAAGGCACCATGACAGACCAAGATATAATGATAAAACAAAGTATGTCCGTCGCAGGGAAAATCAGAGGTAA
- the LOC131644324 gene encoding protein NPGR2-like: MRANKSLISKRKVSIRRKLRKMMKCVCSRDRLSVDEMNYSSESLATRDYSATASGYSSRPGENETKVDNSNIEEAESSLRESGYLNYEEARALLGRLEYQKGNIEAALHVFEGIDIAAVIPKMKMSISRRCESDNKRRPENDYAPSMSIHAVSLLLEAVFLKAKSLKTLGRFQEAAQSCKTILDTIESALPESWPENFVSDCKLQETVAKAVELLPELWSLAGSPQDVVLSFRKALLYHWNLDDEATARIQKEFALFLLYSGYEADSPPLRSQLDGSFVPRNNIEEAVLLLRILLRKSKDPSLIHHLSFALSACGEFMTLAQQVEELLPETMERRGRYYTLSLCYCGEGENMVALDLLRNFLNNKENSVNSDCIEELLLASKICADNKVCVEDGITFSSKAISQMNGKCNQMEAIANCLLGVLLSAKSKSVSSESEKVLIQSQAFSALKASEKMMEDSDPNPYIVHHLCLEYAEHRKLRIAYDHAKNLIKLEGGTSINGYILLARILSAQKKFSDAEIVIDAALEQSGKWEQGELLRTKAKIQIAQGRLKNAIETYTFLLAVLQVQNKNLGTANKAMKCKRNRDRRLEMEVWHDLTNVYTTLSQWRDAEVCLAKSEAIDPYSASRWHSTGMLYEARGLHQEALKSFKKGLDIDPNHVPSLISTACVLRKLGCQSSSSIVKSLLIEALRLDRTNSSAWYNLGLVYKDDSGTSALEAAECLEAAVFLEESCPIEPFR; this comes from the exons ATGAGAGCTAATAAGAGTTTGATAAGTAAGAGGAAGGTTAGCATTAGAAGGAAACtgaggaagatgatgaaatgTGTGTGTTCAAGAGATAGGTTAAGTGTTGATGAAATGAATTATTCATCAGAGTCTCTTGCAACTAGGGACTATTCAGCAACTGCTAGTGGTTATTCGTCTCGACCGGGCGAAAATGAAACTAAGGTGGATAATAGTAACATTGAAGAAGCTGAATCGTCTCTTCGCGAAAGTGGTTACTTGAACTATGAG GAAGCTAGAGCTTTGTTAGGACGACTTGAGTATCAGAAAGGAAACATTGAAGCTGCACTTCATGTGTTTGAAGGAATAGATATTGCTGCTGTTATTCCTAAAATGAAAATGTCGATATCTAGAAGATGTGAATCGGATAATAAACGTCGTCCGGAAAATGATTATGCGCCTTCTATGTCAATACATGCTGTTAGTTTACTTCTTGAAGCTGTTTTTCTCAAGGCTAAATCATTAAAGACTCTTGGAAGGTTTCAAg AAGCTGCACAATCATGCAAAACAATTTTAGACACTATAGAATCAGCATTACCAGAAAGCTGGCCTGAAAACTTTGTTTCAGATTGTAAATTACAAGAGACGGTAGCAAAGGCGGTTGAATTGCTTCCGGAGCTATGGAGCCTTGCAGGTTCACCTCAAGATGTTGTCTTATCATTTAGGAAAGCCTTGCTTTATCATTGGAATCTTGACGATGAAGCAACTGCGAGAATACAAAAGGAATTTGCTTTGTTTCTTTTATACAGCGGTTACGAAGCGGACTCTCCTCCGCTTCGGTCTCAGTTAGACGGTTCCTTTGTGCCGAGAAACAACATAGAAGAAGCGGTTCTTCTGCTTCGGATTCTGCTGAGAAAATCAAAAGATCCTTCGTTAATCCATCACCTTTCTTTCGCTCTAAGTGCTTGTGGCGAATTCATGACACTAGCACAACAGGTTGAGGAGTTACTTCCAGAAACCATGGAGAGAAGAGGAAGATATTATACTCTATCTCTTTGTTACTGCGGCGAAGGCgagaatatggttgctttggatcTTTTGAGGAACTTTTTGAATAATAAAGAAAACTCGGTAAACTCAGATTGCATAGAGGAATTGCTTTTAGCTTCGAAAATTTGTGCAGACAACAAGGTTTGTGTCGAAGACGGAATCACATTTTCGAGCAAAGCCATTTCTCAGATGAATGGAAAATGCAATCAAATGGAAGCTATTGCGAATTGTTTACTAGGTGTTCTACTGTCAGCAAAATCCAAGTCAGTTTCTTCTGAATCAGAGAAAGTTTTGATACAATCTCAAGCATTCAGTGCTCTAAAAGCTTCTGAAAAAATGATGGAGGATAGTGATCCTAATCCTTACATTGTTCATCATCTTTGTCTAGAATATGCTGAACATAGGAAGCTGAGAATCGCTTACGATCATGCAAAGAATTTGATTAAGCTTGAAGGTGGAACTAGCATTAATGGATATATACTACTAGCAAGGATTTTATCAGCTCAAAAAAAGTTCTCCGATGCCGAGATTGTTATCGATGCTGCGTTAGAACAAAGTGGAAAATGGGAACAAGGAGAATTGTTGAGGACTAAAGCTAAGATTCAGATTGCACAAGGAAGATTGAAAAATGCTATTGAGACATACACTTTTCTTCTCGCTGTTCTTCAAGTCCAGAACAAAAATCTCGGAACTGCAAACAAGGCTATGAAG TGTAAGCGAAATCGCGACAGAAGACTAGAAATGGAAGTGTGGCATGATTTAACCAATGTATATACAACTTTATCGCAATGGCGTGATGCCGAAGTTTGTTTAGCCAAATCTGAAGCTATTGATCCATATTCTGCTTCTAGATGGCACTCTACAG GTATGCTTTATGAAGCAAGAGGTCTACATCAAGAAGcattaaaatcatttaaaaaaggaTTGGATATTGATCCCAACCATGTTCCAAGTTTGATATCAACAGCCTGTGTTCTGAGAAAACTTGGGTgtcaatcatcatcttcaattgtTAAAAGCCTTCTCATTGAGGCATTGAGGCTTGACAGAACAAACTCATCTGCATGGTACAATCTTGGACTTGTCTACAAAGATGATTCGGGAACATCAGCATTGGAAGCTGCTGAATGCCTTGAGGCAGCGGTTTTTCTTGAAGAATCTTGTCCCATTGAACCCTttagataa